Proteins co-encoded in one Candidatus Nitrosacidococcus tergens genomic window:
- a CDS encoding 2OG-Fe(II) oxygenase, giving the protein MARYNFGQGEYKYFTYPLPTIIEKLRSEFYPYLAHLANQWYQQLNIETLYPKVYREYLQKCHILEQTRPTPLILKYEMGDYNCLHQDIYGTEIFPLQMTMLLSQPYQDFTGGEFVLTEQRPRMQSRVEVVSLHCGDGVIFPVSQRPIEGKRGFYRVNMRHGVSRLHSGNRYTLGIIFHDAR; this is encoded by the coding sequence ATGGCTCGCTACAATTTTGGTCAAGGAGAATATAAGTATTTCACTTATCCTTTACCCACTATTATAGAGAAACTGAGAAGTGAATTTTATCCATATTTAGCACACCTAGCTAACCAATGGTATCAGCAATTGAATATAGAGACTCTCTATCCTAAAGTGTATAGAGAATATCTACAAAAATGCCACATCCTAGAGCAAACTCGACCCACTCCTCTAATTCTTAAATATGAAATGGGAGATTATAACTGTTTACATCAAGATATTTATGGAACAGAAATTTTTCCATTGCAGATGACTATGCTATTATCTCAGCCCTATCAAGATTTTACTGGAGGGGAATTTGTATTGACCGAGCAACGACCACGGATGCAATCTCGAGTTGAAGTAGTTTCATTACATTGTGGAGATGGAGTTATTTTTCCAGTAAGCCAGAGACCCATTGAGGGTAAACGGGGATTTTATCGAGTAAATATGCGTCACGGTGTAAGCCGCTTACATTCAGGTAATCGCTATACATTAGGCATTATTTTCCATGATGCCCGATAA